The genomic interval AGTTACTTCCCTGGGGTGTTTTGGCATCCAATTTTGCTTAAGTGCTCGTAATTCCTAGttagcaacttttttttctttcttctccctcccagtACTCTTCTGACTCATCAAGTTTTGGCTCAGTTTTCCTGGGAGTTAGACGTCTGTTTGGCCTTCTGGGGTGTTCAGTTACTCCAGACTAACGAAGGtatgtttttatgatttatatattctttttcttttttttccaacggGAAATTAAAATGTGTAGATATAAGTGCATATTATATGTCAGTAGCCTACTCTGTAATATAAATATGGAATAAAATGCTAAGcttactgattttatttatttatttattttttttatcattatgtacggattcattattttatttacaatttattattctttcattcttgtaaCTATGAGCTTAGCTAAtgtaacgattttttttttttttcagacacaAGATGGATTACGATGCAGAAATGAAGAGGATTCAGAAGATGTTGGATGAAGTAGAAGTGAGTAGCTCAGAAGACGGAGAAAGTGGGGGAGGGGATGTTCCTGCCTCCGAcagtgaaggtgaagaagatTACCTGGAAGAGGATCTGCATGTTCCTGATTCTGAATGTTATGAATCAGACCTAGATGATCTACCAGACCAgccccaaaagaaaaaaaaacaaaaactgatggatggaagggaaaagataaaacaacatGGTGGAAGAAGAATGTTCCTAAAAGGTCGTACCCGTTCTAGCAATGTTATCAAATTTACACCAGGACTAAAAGGACCAGCTCTAAATGCCAATTCTGCTACAGACTTTTGGGGCGTCTTCACCACGCCAGAAATAATTGGTGTATTAGTAGAACATACTAACTCGATGATCGCTATGCAGAAAGGGAACTATACTCAGCCGTACAGAACAAAAGACACTGATGTTTTCGAAATGAAGGCACTGATTGGACTGCTTATATTAGCTGGTACATATCATGCTAGCAGGCTACACCTTGCTGATATTTGGAAAGCAGATGGTACTGGCATCGAGGTGTTCAGGTTATGTCACTGGATcgctttccttttctattacgTTGTCTATTATTTGACGACAAAGCAACACGcgaggaaagaaaggtgaataAGCTTGCCCCAGTTAGGCAAATATTTGAGATGTTTGTAGAAAATTGCAAAAAGAACTGCACCCCATCAGAATTTGTGACTATATATGAAATGCTTGTAGCCTTTAGGGGTTATTGTCCCATTAGGCAATATATACCCAGTAAACCAGCCAAATATGgcatcaaaatgcatgcactGTGTGGTGCAAAAACtttctatgtatgtatcatGGGAATATATGCCGGATCACAGCGAGATGGGCCACTCAAGGCTGACAAGCAGTACAATTCATCACAGGCCGTGGTCACAAGACTTATTTCTGACATATCTGGCTCAGCTAGAAATGTAGCATTTGATAATTGGTATACCAGCTATCCACTAGTGGAATCACTACTTCGTGACCATAAGTTGACTGCTGTGGGgaccctcagaaaaaaaaaacaaaaaacaaggagaTTCCCTAGAATTCTTGGTGACAAAGAATAGACCACCAGTGGACAGCATGTTAGGATATGAAGACAATCTTACTTTAGTCTCATACATACCAAAGAgtaagagcaagaagaaaaatgtggtACTCCTTAGTAGCATACAACATGATGACAAGATAGACTAAGTTACAGGTGATGACAAGAAACCTGAAATCATCACGTTCTATAATTCAACCAAAGGAGGAGTAGATGTGGTCGACATGATGGTGGATAAGTATTGCGTTTCCAGAAACAGCCGGCGTTGGCCTCTAACTGTGTTGTCTGCTCTGCTGAACATCGTCTGTGTAAATTCGTATGTCCTGTATGCTCATAACCCACAGAATAAACTCAAGCGCCGCAAATTCATCAAGAAAGTATGCATGATGCTATTAGAAGACACTCTAAAGAGGAGACTCCAGAACATCCGCCTGCAAGACTTGCAAGACTGTTCCTCGAAACTGCAGATGCAACATCCTGGACAAGCTCACAGTCGTTACAATGCCAGACAAAGAGATGTGCATTTTGTGACAGGTCAAAGGATCGAAAGGTGAAAACAGTATGTAGCACATGTAGGAAACATGTTTGCAGGGATCACAGTAAGATGACTATGAGTTCCATTGATTGCGAAAATGTAGCAGTAAGTGGTGAATCAGAGTGAATGTaatggtatgtaatgagctcatatattttttttttttttcaatttcaactcatggaaatatttttttatttacttttgataaaaaaatgtttatgtaaCAAATTTATTGCTGCGTAATGagctaaccttttttttttcatttcaattcatgaaaatttttgtttacttttgataAAGAAACCATGCTTATGTTTATGTAACAAATTTATAATAAGTTTCCTTTCCATAAATATTTAATATTCATCATATATATTAAAAAGTCATACAAAAAAGTGTATCCTGTGGGTATTTTCAAAATAAATGTGATATGAATTTAAGTTTTGGTAatttttccttagttttatcatttattttatggtattttttttatattaatatcaaCCAGCTACAAGCAATTCAAACTGTTCAACAGGGATTGTAGATATATCCTAAACCAGCAGTATGACTATATTTTACATAATAGTAACactataaatatttttgtattggGGAATACCCCAGGAGACTACTCATGTTTGGAAACCCCAGCAAAGTAATGCAGGGTTAACTATTTCCAACTCAAAACCGTTAGATTATTCGGGCAAATCTGCCAACGTAACCCAATTATTGATGGCGGCGCCAGGTATACCGTAACCCATTTTTTATGATGGCGCCAAGCATTCAATGTTAGCATGGATTTTTTATGGTGAGGGGAGTTGAATGGAGTTGAATCCCATCAACCTATCGATTTCTTTGGTATGTAGTCGAAATTTCTGTGATACATATGTCTCCAACGAATTCATCTTTCAGGGAAGTTTCATCATGAATCATCATGAATCGTGAACAGAAATGTTAATGTAACGTACATTTATGAAATGAATGTGATGAAATTTAGTAAGGGTTCCCCTCTGATCCGAGGCGTGACATGTActctgttttaactacttccacCCAAAACTGTTCGATTATTCAGGTAAATCTGTCATCGTCGCCCAATTCCTGATGGCGACGCCTAGTATACCGTAACCCATTTTTCATGATGGCGCCAGGCATTCATTGTTAGCTTGGATTTTTGATGGTGGGGAGAGGTATAAATGGATTTGAATCACATCAACATACCGAATCTTTCAGTATATGCTCGAATTTTCTGAGTTAAATTACCAGGGCAATGCCGGGTAATTTTGTTAGTATgataaaaaaatctctctctctctccttttccattcctttctctgtctctctctggactTAAGAAGATTTCACGGAAATAAAGGCTAAAAATCGTTTTATCTACGACTACTTTCTTAAAATTGTAATGGCAGGACAGCTCGTAGCTTTCTTTCCCTCGCTCTCCAGCAACTAATCCGTAAACCCAAGGGAACGTtgtgctatcaccaccacccttcccgtGCTCCAAGCTacgcatagtgtgtgtgtgtgtgtgtgtgtgtgtgtgtgtgtgtgtgtgtgtgtgtgttacactgTCTTGAATgtgcatgtaaaaaaaatagagagagagagagagagagagagagagagagagagagagagagagagagagagagagagagagagagagagagagagagagagagagagagagagagagagaaattcagacCGACTGATGGACTGACGAATAAGCAGCAgtaggtgaagaaaagaaagccaaTATCAAACTTGGTCTCATACCGTTTACTGTCTTTGTCGCTTAACGAATTATTTTCATTGCGTTCGTCTGAAATCCCTTAAAATtttaatggtctctctctctctctctctctctctctctctctctctctctctctctctctctctctctctctctcttttacctatTCAGGGCAGTATATGcagtgtaacacacacacacacacacacacacacacacacacacacacatagaagcACGTTTAATTATTCCCGCACTCCCTTGACCGTTGCGATGAAGAGCAGCCGGTCTTAGCATAGAAACAATTTCCATTAGACATAGGTGTGACTATTCATATCCCTTCCACTTTgtgcttgtcttccttctctctctctctctctctctctctctctctctctctctctctctctctctctctctctctctctctctctctctttctctgtatgtgtgtgtgtgtgtgtgtgtgtgtgtgtgtgtgtgtgtatatatatatatatatatatatatatatatatatatatatatatatatatatatatatatatatatatatatatatatatatatatatatatatatatatatatatatataatagggcggtagtttgagggattagaacggtcacctttttaaggaacaggctgaatgtaggcaaacttccagcaagaaggaaaggtacgtGTTggcagacaaagttgaaagagtttgaataggcaGGATGCAAGCACGAAGCCGCATTTTCGGAAAACATAGGGAAATAAGTTAAATTTATCACGGAAGGAGAGTGTATGTGCGCAGAAATTCTTATGGTAAATTAATGGCAGCCAGCGGCCACTCCACATCGTACAGCTGGCGCCTGGaccgagctctctctctctctctctctctctctctctctctctctctctctctctctctctctctctctcttcttgtttattatcttctctctttcatcatcctTTCTCGGTCGTTCATACTCGCTGTAcattagaatatatatatatatatatatatatatatatatatatatatatatatatatatatatatatatatatatatatatatatatatatatatatatatatatatatatatatatatatatatatatatatgtatgtatatatatatatatatatatatatatatatatatatatatatatatatatatatatatatatatatatactagtaCATAAAAATGGTGACCGCAGTGGATGAGTCCAGGCAACAAGTCCTCCTGGCCCATGTGTCCGTTCTGCTCGTCGTCAGCTACACCAGCTACCTTCATCGCCTCCGTTTAACCTGCTAATCCGTTACCGACGCATTTCTGCTAAGCTGTCACCGACGCAAGCTGCTACGCTGCAACACGTCTAAGGTGATTTCTTCAAGTTGCTTTTAGGGACTCTTTCCAGCTTTTTATGCGGAGCCTGTGCACGTACGACTTCAAGCCGTCACCGACGCCATTCCTGTTTCAAGTTTGGACTTTTTAAGCCGTCACCGACAAAACTCGACTGCTTTGCTGCTGATcccgtggaaaagtgcagggtggtatcatcagcgtaggagtggataagacaaatATGgattagatcattgatgaataataggaagagagtgactGGACAGAACTTTGAGCAACACCAcaattaatagatttagaagaacagtgaccgtctaccacagcagcaatagaaagatCTCCAGCAGCGAAAGAAAACCTGAGGTGAAGTTACaaagaggatagaagccgtaggagggtaatttggaaatcaaagctttgtgctacactctatcaaaagtttttgatatgtctaaggcaacagcaaaagattcatcaaaatctctaaaagaagatgaccaagactcagtaaggaaaaacCAGAAGCTCACCAGAATAGTGACCTtgaaggaacccatactggcgattagatagaaggttgtgaaattataaatgtttaagaatttttctGTTAAAGATAGATtctaaaactttagataggcaggaaattaaagcaataggacggtagtttgaggcattagaatggtcacccttttaaggaacaggctgaatgttggcaaacttccagcaagaaggaaaggtagatgttgacagacagagttgagcttgactaggcaaggtgcaagcacggaggctcagtttcggagaacagtaggagggaccccattagatccataagccttccgagagttcaggccagcgaagaattttaataggtaccatgaagcagtcagagggtggaggagagggaggtacaAGCCCTGACTCGTCCAAAGTAGAGGTTTTAAGAGTTTTCAGCGAAGAAGTCAGCTTTAgagacagatgtgatagcagtggtgccatctggctgtaataaagaagataaagaagaagcaaagttattggtgaTGTTTTTGGCGAGATGCCAAAACTCACGAgggtagttagatcttgaaaaataaaTTGACATTTTCTAGTAGTGAAGAAGTTTTtgtctagttggagaacagacttggcacgattccgggcagaaatataaagtacatgagattctgatgatggaaggttcaagtaccttttgtgggccacctctctatcatgtatagcacgagaactggatgtgttaaaccaagatttggaaggtttaggtcgagaaaaaagagtgagggatgtacacctccatgccagatactgtTACCTCTGTTATGGGCTCGGCACACagaaacgggtctctgacacggaaacagtagtcattccaaggtaAATCAGCAaagtacctcctcaggtcccccaactagcagaggcagaacgccagaggcacctccgttaagggggatcctgaggaggaattggagtgataggacaagatacatatatgagattgtgattggaagaGCCCAACGGATAAGAGAGGGTAGCAGCATAAACAGGTCtggaggttaggaaaaggtcaagaatgttgggcgtatctccaagacgatcaggaatacgagcagagtgttgcaccaattgatctaggtcgtggaggatagcaaagttaaaggatagttcaccaggatgattagtgaagggagaggacagccaaagctggtggtggacATTGGAGTCTCCAAGAATTgatatctctgcaaaagggaaaagagtcagaatgtgctccactttgtaagttaagtagtcaaagaatttcttatagtcagagaagttgggtgagaggtatacagcacagataaatttagtcaGACGTAACCAAATGGTGGAAAACCCCTAAGATTCAAGAgggtgggcacgagagcaggttaagccgttgcgcacataaacgcaacatccagttctggattgaaaatgaagacagtgaatgtaggagggaacagaaaaggggctactgtcagttgcctcagacacctgtgtttcagtgaagaaaagatgaggtttagtagaggagaggcggtgttctacagattagatataaggccgcgaatgttgtagaagttaatgaagaaaaagttgagggaggtgggtgtcaagacacttagggtcgataccagaagagcagtccgacctggacatttgtggtcccctacccagatggggactccgataattttgaattttgagtaaaggttgtgtgtgtaattaggtgtttgtagttttgtgtgattATTTATCTCAAATTACATAATTACATAACAGctaaagtaaataagtaagtttgataactaatatatatatatatatatatatatatatatatatatatatatatatatatatatatatatatatatatatatatatatatatatatatatatatatatatatatatatatatatatatatatatatatatatatatatatatatatatatatatatatatatatatatatatatatatatatatatatatatatatatatatatatatatatatatatatatatatatatatatatatatatattagtcatCAAACTTACTTATTTACCTTGGCTGTTATGTAATTATGTAATATGATATAAATAATCACTTGACAGTTTACACCTGCATCTTCCCATTCCTTATAACTACGATAAGAGCAGGCCCAATCCGAATTAAGGCTTATAAAAGGAGTCGCCGCAAGGCACCTTTCGTCACTAGAGTCAACCATGAAGACCCTCGTACTCTGTCTCCTTGTTGCCGGGGCCTTCGGTTAGTGCTTCCATTTATGCCATCTTTCATCACTAATTCACTCTGTCATTAGCCAATAACATTTTCATAACAATATATCTTCTCTCAACAGCTGCCCCTTCTCGCAAACCCACGTTCCGTCGGGGTCTCAATAGGATCGTCGGTGGACAGGAAGCCACACCAGGGCAGTTCCCGTATCAGCTCAGCTTCCAGGACACATCTTTTGGATTCGATTTCCATTTCTGTGGAGCGTCCATCTACAGTGAGAACTGGGCTGTATGTGCGGGACACTGTGTCCAGGGAGAAAACATGAACAACCCGGATTACCTTCAGGTATTTACTCATCCACTTGTTTATCGTTTCGTTGACAATTCATTACTAAAGAGTAGAAGCATGACTAACTTAACATTTCTCGCCGCACTTTAATAGAAAGTTAAAgtaattttttatcattttacatAAATTGGGTCAATGTATACAGAGACCTTATGGTTTGATCAGTTAGTCTGATACCGGAGTGAAGAGTTTTGTGACGAACATTTTGTGAAAGTGAAAGTTGGTTTATGGTTGGTGGCCCCACCCTTTCTAAGCTTCTGCATATATAGTAGGCTAGATAATTCCTTTCTCTATGAAATTATCTAAGAAAACTAATGGAGCCTATCTGAAGGTATCGGTTTGTAATCCACAAACTATCAAatgatgcgtttttttttttttttttttttgtaaaagttgCCTTAGCTGTCCTTTTATATATGACACAATAAAAAATACTGGGGATCGCAGATCTGAAATACGTTCTTCGGAATttagtgaaataaaaacaataaagaaatagtgACTTCTATAAGCAAAGCAACAGGTCTGAAAAGTTTATAGCATTTTTTTACAAGGTGTCACCGTTGGCAACAGTTATTCAtcagtacaaaaataaataattcctgAACACGGCAGCGTAGTTATAGAGCAATATAAGCGAAACGTATTTATTTCTGAGACCATTTTGCGCATGCACTTACGAGTAGGTCTGCGGGCCTACTCGTAAGTTAAGTAACGACATTCTTTGTTCTCATTAACgattacttctcttctttcccttggtTCTCTAACTCTTCTTTCTTGACATGGATCCTTTAATCTTCGCTTAATCTTTTAGAAATCAAGGTTAGAAAATTATGTGTGTTAAAGACAGAGACGTTTAGCAAGGTAGGCAGGGCGGAATGAGGGGCAGATAATTATGCGGTGCAAAGACTAAAAGGGacatattttgtttattgttcaCTCGTACTatacgtaaatatatatatatatatatatatatatatatatatatatatatatatatatatatatatatatatatatatatatatatatatatatatgaaacatcATTgttgctaaaagaaaaaaaaattgcgctTCATTAAAGCCAaaacttattttcttctccagaGTAACGCTCAGCACTTCCAGTATAGGCACAAGTTTATAATATCTAAAAGATCTCAGTAACTATACCCGACTTTCTCAAAAGTCAGAAATCCATCCTATTTAGCAATCACCCTCCGCAGATTGTGGCTGGTGAACACGATCTGAACACGGACGACGGTAACGAGCAGAAAATTGTCCTCTCCAAGATTATCCAGCACGAGGATTATAACAGCTTTACCATTAGTAACGACATTTCACTTCTCCAGCTTTCCAAGCCTCTGACTTTCAATGACAGGGTTAGAGCTATCGGTCTAAGGAGCAACAAAGAACACATGGGTGACTGCGTGGTGTCAGGCTGGGGCACCACCAAGGAGGGAGGCCATAGTCCCTCAAAGCTGCACTATGTTGAAGTCCCCACCGTCTCGGACGCTTATTGTCGTGATGCCTATGGCAAAAACGATATCGATGACTCCATGATCTGTGCTGGAGTATCCGAAGGAGGTAAGGACGCTTGCCAGGGCGATTCTGGTGGGCCTTTGGCGTGTGACGGTCTCCTGACTGGCATTGTGTCCTGGGGCTACGGCTGTGCTCGTCCTGACTACCCAGGGGTTTACAGTGAGGTAGCCTACTTTAAGGATTGGGTCGAAAATAACGTTCAATAAACATTGTTTGCTCAGAGTTTCAGTTATAAATAAAGACACCAAAACATGAAGAATTTTTAATTCGCTGTTCCCAATCGGattaagttatatatatatatatatatatatatatatatatatatatatatatatatatatatatatatatatatatatatatatatatatatatatatatatatatatatatatatatatatatatttttttttttttttttttttttttttttttttttttttttcgctattaATTAACGATGTTGACCTCATAAAAgagggggagtaggaggagaataaggacgagacagaggaggacgaggacgaggacgaggacgaggacgaggaggaggacgaggacgaggaggaggacgaggacgaggaggaggacgaggaggaggaggaggaggaggaggaggaggaggaggaggaggaggag from Scylla paramamosain isolate STU-SP2022 chromosome 6, ASM3559412v1, whole genome shotgun sequence carries:
- the LOC135101280 gene encoding trypsin-1-like; translated protein: MKTLVLCLLVAGAFAAPSRKPTFRRGLNRIVGGQEATPGQFPYQLSFQDTSFGFDFHFCGASIYSENWAVCAGHCVQGENMNNPDYLQIVAGEHDLNTDDGNEQKIVLSKIIQHEDYNSFTISNDISLLQLSKPLTFNDRVRAIGLRSNKEHMGDCVVSGWGTTKEGGHSPSKLHYVEVPTVSDAYCRDAYGKNDIDDSMICAGVSEGGKDACQGDSGGPLACDGLLTGIVSWGYGCARPDYPGVYSEVAYFKDWVENNVQ